The DNA sequence tgctgtcagagccttcctctccagcgcagccagtgtctgagctgtctgcctgcccagcgctgtatgaactgtctgcctgcacagcaccgtcagagctgttcgtctgtcccgagccgtcagagctgtccgtctgttatgagccgtccagccaggaccagccagagccgtccagccaggaccagccagagccgtccagccaggaccagccagagccgtccagccaggaccagccagagccgtccagccaggaccagccagagccgttcagccaggaccagccagagccgtccagccaggaccagccagagccgtccagccaggaccagccagagccgtccagccaggaccagccagagccgtccagccaggaccagccagagccgtccagccaggagccgccagagccagccagccaggatccgccagagccagccagccaggatccgccagagccagccagccaggatctgcccctcattccggtgctgcccctcagtctggtgcttcccctcagtccggtgctgccctttggtagagtgggattgacatggagggtggccattgggaggaggccaaggaagcggggtttgactatggtggggtggggaccacgaccagcgccagagccgccaccgtggacagacgcccacccagaccctcccctagactttatgctggtgcgcccggagttcgcaccttaagggggggggggttatgtcacgttcctgacctctgacctttctcttgtattattttagttggtcagggagtgagttggggtgggttgtcgatgtgttttttcttgttgggttgtttgtgttcggccgggtatgattctcaatcagagacagctgtcaatcgttgtccctgattgagaatcatacttaggcagcctgtgattcacgtggtggctgtgggtggttgtatcgcgtgtctgtgtatgtcgcaccacacgggactgtttgcggtttaacacgtttgttgtttttgtatgttaagTGTTCAGTCTGTATTcattaaataatcatggacactaaccactctgcatattggtcttatccttctcgcctctcctcctcgtccgaggaggaggattacgacgatcgttacaataTAACAACGTGCATTTCATAAGTATTCGAATAGAGGGTGTACATATAACATATTAAACACGTCTGTAACATATTGTCAGCAAATGTGTTAATTTAAACAATCATAATATGAAAACATTTAGTTTCATTTGCAGAAAACATTCAAACAAAGACACATAGGCTTCTATACTAGGATTTGTGTTTAATTTTTTATATCATATTAAAGATGAATTGAGTATAGAATAGAATGTTCAGTGCAATAATCTCCTGGTTAGCTGGGTACCAGGGTGAGGTGCACTGTAATAAGGTGGGTTTAGTGAGCGCTTCAGTGCAGACTTTTGAGTGAACAAATACAGTATGAGAAAACTGTGGGTCAACAGAGGGAATTCTGTGGTGATACAGTTTTGAAATAAAGTACAATATGAAAACAGAACCGTTTTGAATTCATCCTTACAATGTATCACCTTTTTTATTGCAAAAGAGTATGTGGCATCTCACATTTGTTTATTTAATTCACTGAAATATATGCATTCGTGCTCAAGCCTACTGTGCTGTATGTTAAATGTGTCTCTGTGAAATCCTTGAACAGTGATCATTTAAAAAGCTGAGAAGAATATGATTCATGTCTTCCCGAAGTTCTCAAGTCTGCTACCATCCTTCTCTTCCGCAGCTGTCAGAGTAAATCCAGAGCAAACTGCCCTTTCGTTTGAGTAAATTCCCTTGCTGTTTGTACAGAAAGATTCTACTTCTGGTATATTTCTACAGCTACTGGATAACATGACTACACCAGATAATAGTATAGTAGGACTCAGATCAACACAATCCATCAGGTCGCAAAGGGTGCAGACATTCACCCCCACACAATAATAAAAACctctcaacaacaaccatcagttacacacagagagcgagagagagagagagagagagggcgagagggtgagagagagagggcgagagagagagagagagagagggtgacagagagagggtgagagagagagggtgagagagagagagggtgagagagagggcgagagagagagagggcgagagagagagagggagagagagggcgagagatagagagggcgagagagagagagggagagagagggcgagagagggcgagagggcaaGAGTCTAACAAACCAAAATTGTTCCTCTGAAAATTCCCAGAACATTTGTTAGGTTGCGGCAAATGTTAtcataacacaaaaactgtctAGTTGCGCTGACAATTAtacaatgtttgtataaaacattcgcctgatgttgcaagaacgttcccagaacattGCGCATACATTTTGTTGCAGCAGTATGTTCTAAAAACATTGCtggtacattgtgttattacattaccAGGAAACATAACGAAACTGTTTGGGGaatggtggttgttacagatgtggTGCGTTTTTGTGAATGTTAGGAGAACGTCCTAATGTTGTATAAAAACCCTTTCTTATGTTCTGGGTATGTTCCCGGTTTGCTGGGCagtctgtcctgtctcttcacTGGGGTCAGCCAGTCAAGTCAGGTGAACCATGAGAGTGGCAGTCCATACAGCACAGTCCATACAGCACAGTCCATACAGCACAGTCCATACAGCACAGTCCATACAGCACAGTCCATACACGACACACTGTAGCAATAGAATAGTGCTGACATCCAAAAGAGTGTCACTGATCCTTATCAAATCTTTTAGATTTTGGAGAATCTAAGAAGAagtctgctctctcttctctcctctggctTTCATTTTCCTCAGCTTTGACTTTGATGGAAATATCCCTTGCTGCTGTGGCGGCTCCACGGACAGCGTAACTCACAAGAACAGACAAAATAATGCCTATAGGAATCCCAATACACGCGCCAAGTGTTCCATGTTGTGCACCTGCAACTGCTCCCATGAGTGCCCCCACTACAGCAGTCATAATCACTATTAGTGGTTTGACGTAGTGGGCCACCACAGACAAGGCCTCTTCCCTGTATCCTTGCTTGACGGCCTGTAGGTCCACCTTCTGATGGTCAGCCATTACCGACCGGTCCTGCTTCTCTGTGCTTACTTcaaagaacaaacacacacacagagacagttaATGAATCAGAACAccgttacagatgtaggatcttaatttgagccagtttgctacagcaggaaaataaacctgcagcaataggaaatgtgaattattatgtggattattttTATAGGACAGTTCTGtagtggttgatacatttttcattagggcaaatctagtctgaaatgtcaaagtggaaattgcTTTAGGAGCAATTTTAAACTTATCATACTTACTACTGGGGGGAAGTAGTTGACTGCTACTTGTCCTCTTCATCAACCTTTCTTTAGGCTTCTCTTCTTCTCTATACTTCTTCAGCTCGTCTTCCTTTTCCTTCAActctgttttgtatttctgtttcAGTCTGTCCTCTCGGTCTTCATACATCCTTCTCAGCTCGGTCACTTCCCTTGGCATTGTAGTCTCCATCAGTTCATAGTATACTTGGGGGATTAAGAATTCTTCACGGTTTTCTGCTACCATGGCGTCTATCTTTACCAGGAGCTCAGAAATCTGGGGAGGAGAATTCCCACAATCAAGGAGATGGTGCCTGTCTCCACATTTCGCTAGAATACTTTTTGCTCTGTCGATCATCTGATTCTGTTCAATGGATGTGCATTTCTCCTCAGCCTCACTGACAAACAAGACCATGGTAAACCTCCATGCCCTAACTGACAATAGCTCCATGTGATACCGAATTGCCTTTCTTTCTGCGGAGGAGAGAGGGTCGCCCATGGGAACCACCAGAAGAAGAGCATGGGGTCCTGGAGGCAATAGGGTCACACTATTCTTCATTTCTTGTTTGATGTGTGTGGACGTGTACTTCACAGTGTTCCAGCCCGGGGTGTCCACCACGGTGACAGTCCTTCCAGCCACCTCACCCTGCTTCTTCACACACATGCCTCCTTCACTCCGGAAGTTATCTCTGCCCAGGATGGTTTTGGCTACTGTACTCTTCCCAGCTCCTACTCTTCCAAGCAGCAGGAGTCTAAGATCTGACTGGGGAGGAGGACCCCCTGCATCAGAGGGTAATCATCAGATACAAGCTCAGCACACAGTCTAACTAACACAATGTGTTTCAAACACACGCTGTGTAAAGGAAGGAATTATCAAAAAGTAATAACATGTCCAAATGTAGGCTAAACATTCAGGAAAGCTGAACTGGAATTTACTTACCATGAACATTTGGGGAGCGTTCACTCGCCATTGCACAGGCGAGTAACTTTGTTTTAATGTCGTCTCTCAGAGGTTTCCTCTCACATGCTGTTCTTTAGCTGTCTTGCATTGAAACATATTAACGCAGGTTAAATGATGGTGCAGGTTAAATTAGGTCACCATGGTTTATACACTTAAAGTGACCCATACCATTCACAATAATACACCATTTATAGAATATTACTATACCTCTGTCGTTGTCATTATCCTCATCCATGTTATAGACTAGCTTAGAATGAGTTACAGTATTCATAAACACTCTATGTACGTTGTAACAAGGAAGTGAAGGAACCAGTAACACAGGAATCCCAGGTTATAGAGATTACATTTGATAGTGATTACACATGCATTTTAAATCAACTGTGCCTTGTAAAATAATGATATTTAACTCACATTTATATTATTTTGATAATTCTCCGTTTCCAATAGCTAACAGTACGACATGGGCAGAAGCAGACAGACGTGCACGTTAACACTTCCTGAAAAGTTAAGAGGTGGTTTATGAGCAGACAGTGTATGCTCTCTCAAATGACACATGATGGACTTTAGTCAAGTAGCATAGAGTAGGCCTGTACATAAGTCACATGCAACACTATTATTGTGTAAAATAAAATGTAAGGACAAATAAAGCTTTGTAAAGCTAAATTAAAGTGATGTTATCCATCTATGCCCCAAAAGGGGACAAACTGCAGGTATACTGTAATCAAaaccactcatacacacacacttcagtaGAGAAGTGGTCAAGTACAGACAAACACTTGATATAGTGATTGATCCATGATAGGAAAGCCATACAACTGTTTTGTTTAAGCAGAAGAACAAATAAAGTTAAACAATAAGGACATCAATAATCAAAGATACTCACTGAACAATATTGATAACCATTACATCAACattcaacaacatacagtatctgCTTGTAAAAATCATGTAATTCACTTACCTTGTAACACTAGTGGTTCAGTTCTTCAGCTGGCATTAACATATAGGCCAACGTGAATtataaaaataataatctgaAAACAATTGTTAAAACAGTAAATAATAAGATTTATTTTGAAAAACAGTTGattaaaaaattgaaatattGTGAATAATTGTGACTTTTTGATACAAATGAATCATGTTGACATCATATTAGAATGAACAAACAGATGTAGAGGAAACAGAAAAGAGAAATCCTTGCACGGCAACACTGCTATCTCTTCCTAGTTTAGATGCAGTTACTGATTGACTTATTTCCTGAGTGAGTACTCTGCTCAAGTGATGTGGCTTTCCTCTGCAACACACAGAGCAAACCGGATAACACACACTTCCTCTACTGTTGAGATATGGTTCCAGGTCAATAGAGAACACCTAAGAGGTGTGCTTTGACCTTGAGTTTCATGTATATGAAAAAGCAGAGCCAAATATAGACATATATTTAAGGTAGAATGTAAGGTAGAATGCCTCAACTAATGGCCCATTGAGTTTGTATGTAGGCCTAGTCTTGACCTAGAGAGGCTGATACATTTGACTGATTTGAGAATTACGACAAGCATTATCTAGAAAGTAATCTTTTTAAATCAGATTTTATATTCTATCAAATGTTTGAACATATTGTCAGCTAATGTGTTAATATTAACAATCATAACATGACAACATAATTTAGACAGAACAGTAAAACAAAGACACATGAAGCATGTACTTCAGGCTATGACAGACACAATTCCGCACCTGAGACAATACTTTTCACAATTCTCCATCCGTTTCTCcattgctgtttttttttttacagccagTCTGCAGAACTTtttccttctccctcttctccacctccaTCATTGCCCTCCATCGAGAGGGATTCTGGTTCCTGTGAACAAACAGAGCTCGGAAAAgtagaaatgttcactaacaaatgtgtgcaccacatttttgagaaataagctttttgtgcgtattaaAAATGTCAGGgatatttatttcagctcatgaaatatgggaccaacactttacatgttgcgtttatatttttgttcagtgtagttgaaATGGCCATTTTGTTCAGACTATCACAGCtttatctatatacagtatctactcCTCAACAGCTCAATGACGTGGATGTGTCTCCATTCTGCCGTTTATACACAAGACATACAACTTGTATCAATCACTTATGTTTCGATGTCTATCCCTGTGGGCCTATATATCCATATGTCTATATATTTGTGTGGatcatactgtactggagtctgAAACTTCAGGTTTCACTCACTTTTTCAGGAAGGCTTTCCCATGTGATTGAGAGTGATGTAGTTTGGCAGTATGCCTGGCTCCTGAAGAGTCAGGAACTCTCTGATGAGCTTTCTCTGTAAGACAGGCCATCATTAGCTCTGGAACCAGTGAGCAGAGAGCTAACAGGCAATTCATTTGAACACATGGATGTAGCTGGCTACTGTAGAGCACAGCATTAATTCAATACTAAATCAAGGTAACACTACCCAAGAAGACCCTTGGATGGATGTAGAATCATCCATAATTGCTCCAAGGTGTAACCAGGAGACCAGTAAAAACAGTTACACAAGCTTTCTCTACGGAAAACTAAACTAAAACGGCAACAACTGGGCTGAAAACTGCTGTCACAAATAAGCCCTATACATCGAGAAATACAAGCAACACAAGCGGTGTAAATAGCAGTCAATGTAAAATGTACACTgcccaaaaaaataaagggaacactataataacacatcctagatctgaatgaatgaaatattcttattaaatacttttttctttacatagttgaatgtgctgacaacaaaatcacacaaaaatgatcaatggaaatcaaatttatcaacccatggaggtctggatttggagtcacactcaaaattaaagtggaaaaccacactacaggctgatccaactttgatgttatgtccttaaaacaagtcaaaatgaggctgagtagtgtgtgtggcctccacgtgcctgtatgacctccctacaacgcctgggcatgctcctgatgaggtggcggatgatCTCCTGAGGGATTTCCTCCCAGACctagactaaagcatccgccaactcctggacagtctgtggtgcaacgtggcgttggtggatggagcgagacatgatgtcccagatgtgctcaatttgattcaggtctggggaacggacgggccagtccatagcatcaatgccttcctcttgcaggaactgctgacacactccagccacatgaggtctagcattgtcttgcattaggaggaaccagggccaaccgcaccagcatatggtctcacaaggggtctgaggatctcatctcggtacctaatggcagtcaggcctCTGGCGAgcacctctggcgagcacatggagggctgtgcggccccccaaagaaatgcaaccccacaccatgactgacccaccgccaaaccggtcatactggaggatgttgcaggcagcagaacgttctccatggcgtctccagactctgtcacatgtgctcatgtgctcagtgtgaacctgctttcatctgtgaagagcacagggcgccagtggcaaatttgccaatcttggtgttctctggcaaatgccaaacgtcctgcacagtgttgggctgtaagcacaacccccacctgtggatgtcgggtcCTCattccaccctcatggagtctgtttctgaccgtttgaaagaacacatgcacatttgtggcctgttggaggtcattttgcagggctctggcagtgctccacctgctcctccttgcacaaaggcggaggtagcggtcctgctgctgggttgttgccctcctacgaactcctccacgtctcctgatgtactggcctgtctcctggtagcgcctccatgctctggacactacgctgacagacacagcaaaccttcttgccacagctcgcattgatgtgccatcctggatgagctgcactacctgagccacctgtgtgggttgtagactccgtctcatgctactactagagtgaaagcaccgccagcattcaaaagtgaccaaaacatcaaccaggaagcataggaactgagaagtggtctgtggtcaccacctgcagaaccactcctttattgggggtgccttgctaattgcctataatttccaccttttgtctattccatttgcacaacagcatgtgaaatttactgtcaatcagtgttgcttcctaagtggacagtttgatttcatagaagtgtgattgacttggtgttacattgtgttgtttaagtgttccctttatttttttgagcagtgtatttgaaaCTCAAAATTAGAGTCCACTAATTTACACAATAATCGACATTGACCCGTTTGTATTATGACATTACCACTAGATGGCGCGCATtgacaataaataaaataaattccaTGCTGAAGGACAGCGTTGTATTCTTCATCTCTTTCCGTTACAGTAGGCTATCCTGTGTGACAGAAATAGAAAAACGCTGCAAAATGTGAAATCTAATCTAAAATGAAAATGTCCACCTAAAAAAAACGAATTAAACACATTGGTTGGAAACAAAGTTTATTCAATTTTCCTCCAATAGCTTCGTTTCATACTAATGAAAACAAGTTGATTACGAAACCCACGTTAATTAATtgtatacaggtagcctagttaaGGCTGGACAAACAATACTTGATAATCAATTGCAAAACAAATTGTCGTAAGCCTACAATTGACAATCAGATGTTCAAATAAATTATCTCCTAATGTAAGCCAACCCCAAATAGGTTACATGTTCGTGATTAACAGTGATCAAATAAACTATTTGCATGAACATTTACACGCTGTAACCACAGGATAAGGCACCTGCCTCCACAAACACTTTCTGCCTGCAACACCTGTCCCCACCACCACAGTCCCCCCGTCAATCCCGGCCATCCCTCTTAACCCATCCCCGCCTCTCTCTTCGCTGCTCCAGCAGTGCCAGGCCAGTATCTTTATCTGTGTGGTTTGGGCCTGCCGGCATGCCATCCCGCTGGGAAAAGAGCAACTCCGCGAGCCAAGAGATTTTTCGCAGTCGGTGTGGCGTAACCAGCGGGGCCAGAACACTGGAGCTAATTTTACCCACTGGTAGCGCATTCCACAGGTGGCCGAGCGGACCAGCCAGTCACGCAGAGTGCTGGCAACGTCTGCAGGAAGTTCACTCAAGTCCAAATCCTCTGCGTCGTTTTGTAGTTTTCGTTGGTAGCGAGCTGCTCCCTCTGTCAGCTCTGGAGACGCGCCGAAGTTGAACCCCTCGTTGGTGGTGTAGTTTGGTACGGCGGGAGGAGCGGGCGGGTCACCACGAGACGCAGTTTGACCACCAGACGCATCGGTGTCGACCCTTGCTTCGGCTGGGCGTTCTATGGACATCCAGAACGGATCGAAAGACGAGCCCAAAATGCGCAGGAGCCGGTTGTGCCGCAGGTGTTTGGGTTTCGGCGCGTAATGGTAATCCCCCTCATTCATCGAGAGTGAATATGGCCGAATCAGCTGCGAGGAAGATACGAAACTACTTGATCTGGTCCGTAGAAAGAATACATCATCGAAATCCGTGTCCTTTTGGCCCATAGGGGTTTTACTGCGCACCTGCTCCTGGTTGGGAATCATTGAAGTTGCGCTGGAGAGAAAGACAACCAGATATGTCCAGCACAGTAAAACGCTCCTTAACCAATTTATCAACACATTCATTTTTCCAAAGAATGGATGTCTAAAGTGAAGTAAATCACAGTTGAAATAGGCCTAGGGCATTGACTCAATAGGTACAAAGGACTGTCCCACTTCACTGGCTCCTCTCCACTAGCTCTGGCAAGTCTAATGTGGTTTCTCCGTCTTTCTCTCATAATACATGGTTGTTTTGTAGTCTTCATGAACCCATACTGTCAGTGTATCAGTGCACACATCCTTGAACAAGGACATAATAATACACAAATAGAGCTGATGTCAATAAAGTAGGAGCTGGGAGGAGTCTCTCTTATCACCTTAACAACAGGGATTTTATCAGCTATGGCTGGAACAGGCAATACTgtccacactgtctctctctggtatgATCACACAGTCAGAGACCTAGT is a window from the Salvelinus fontinalis isolate EN_2023a unplaced genomic scaffold, ASM2944872v1 scaffold_0701, whole genome shotgun sequence genome containing:
- the LOC129847091 gene encoding noggin-2-like, whose protein sequence is MNVLINWLRSVLLCWTYLVVFLSSATSMIPNQEQVRSKTPMGQKDTDFDDVFFLRTRSSSFVSSSQLIRPYSLSMNEGDYHYAPKPKHLRHNRLLRILGSSFDPFWMSIERPAEARVDTDASGGQTASRGDPPAPPAVPNYTTNEGFNFGASPELTEGAARYQRKLQNDAEDLDLSELPADVASTLRDWLVRSATCGMRYQWVKLAPVFWPRWLRHTDCEKSLGSRSCSFPSGMACRQAQTTQIKILAWHCWSSEERGGDGLRGMAGIDGGTVVVGTGVAGRKCLWRQVPYPVVTACKCSCK
- the LOC129847096 gene encoding GTPase IMAP family member 4-like translates to MASERSPNVHGGPPPQSDLRLLLLGRVGAGKSTVAKTILGRDNFRSEGGMCVKKQGEVAGRTVTVVDTPGWNTVKYTSTHIKQEMKNSVTLLPPGPHALLLVVPMGDPLSSAERKAIRYHMELLSVRAWRFTMVLFVSEAEEKCTSIEQNQMIDRAKSILAKCGDRHHLLDCGNSPPQISELLVKIDAMVAENREEFLIPQVYYELMETTMPREVTELRRMYEDREDRLKQKYKTELKEKEDELKKYREEEKPKERLMKRTSSSQLLPPSISTEKQDRSVMADHQKVDLQAVKQGYREEALSVVAHYVKPLIVIMTAVVGALMGAVAGAQHGTLGACIGIPIGIILSVLVSYAVRGAATAARDISIKVKAEENESQRREERADFFLDSPKSKRFDKDQ